The following are from one region of the Acidobacteriota bacterium genome:
- a CDS encoding methionine adenosyltransferase: MPTNRFLFTSESVTEGHPDKIADQISDSILDACLREDPASRVACETLTCTGLVVIAGEITTKAYVDFQTIVRGVVQSIGYDNAVYGFDSNTCAVISSINKQSGDIAMGVDTGGAGDQGMMFGFACNETPELMPLPISLAHKLCQKLSEVRKNGTCPYLRPDGKSQVTVEYSESGKVKRVDAVVVSTQHSESIGNDDLRADIMKHVIQAVVPSNLLDEDTKYHINPTGRFVIGGPMGDSGLTGRKIIVDTYGGMGRHGGGAFSGKDPTKVDRSAAYMARYIAKNIVAAGLADRCEVQLAYAIGVAEPVSVLVDTFGTEKVDAKLIPDLVRANFKLTPRGIMESLNLRRPIYRKTAAYGHFGRNDPDFTWEATDKASKLAADAGLKREPVGARK; encoded by the coding sequence TTGCCAACAAATCGTTTTCTCTTTACTTCGGAATCAGTCACCGAAGGCCATCCCGACAAGATCGCCGACCAGATTTCTGACTCCATTCTCGACGCCTGCCTGCGTGAAGACCCCGCCAGCCGCGTCGCCTGCGAAACCCTGACCTGCACCGGCCTGGTCGTCATCGCCGGTGAAATCACCACCAAAGCATACGTCGATTTCCAGACCATCGTTCGCGGAGTCGTGCAGTCAATCGGCTACGACAACGCCGTCTACGGCTTTGACTCCAACACTTGCGCCGTGATCTCCAGCATCAACAAGCAATCCGGCGACATTGCCATGGGCGTAGACACCGGCGGCGCCGGCGACCAGGGAATGATGTTTGGGTTCGCATGCAATGAAACTCCGGAATTGATGCCGCTGCCCATTTCGTTGGCACACAAGCTTTGCCAGAAACTCTCGGAAGTCCGCAAGAACGGCACCTGCCCTTACCTTCGTCCTGATGGAAAATCACAAGTTACAGTTGAATACTCCGAGTCCGGCAAAGTGAAACGTGTGGACGCGGTTGTCGTTTCGACGCAGCACTCGGAATCGATCGGGAACGACGATTTGCGCGCTGACATCATGAAGCATGTGATTCAGGCGGTGGTACCGTCGAACCTGCTCGACGAAGACACGAAGTACCACATCAATCCGACCGGACGTTTCGTCATCGGCGGGCCGATGGGCGACAGCGGGCTCACCGGACGCAAGATCATCGTTGACACCTACGGCGGCATGGGACGTCACGGCGGCGGCGCTTTCTCGGGTAAAGATCCGACGAAGGTCGATCGTTCGGCGGCTTACATGGCGCGCTACATCGCGAAGAATATTGTTGCGGCTGGACTCGCGGATCGCTGCGAAGTGCAACTGGCGTATGCGATCGGTGTTGCCGAACCAGTCAGCGTCCTGGTGGATACTTTCGGAACTGAGAAGGTGGATGCCAAGCTGATTCCAGACTTGGTTCGCGCGAACTTCAAGCTGACACCGCGCGGCATTATGGAATCACTCAACCTGCGCCGCCCGATCTATCGCAAGACCGCTGCGTACGGCCACTTCGGACGCAACGATCCTGACTTCACGTGGGAAGCGACCGACAAGGCCTCGAAACTCGCAGCCGATGCCGGGCTGAAGCGCGAGCCCGTGGGCGCACGAAAATAA
- a CDS encoding helix-turn-helix domain-containing protein: MPSFGAKLKTEREKRAITLDQISGATKIGTRMLQALEEENFDVLPGGIFNKGFVRSYARFVGLDEDQAVADYLEASGEGPVLPPDEKLVAEIAAAKASQSRPSDRQIPWEWLAGGLLVIALALFLWSRSHRKPEEHQPAETSVNPTTLNSTTRSEAHPASPAAVSGSAPQTSASQAKVASPPTQSVVEKSSVPTPMQPSAAASPGEFTLVILAREDSWISASADGKALFEETLIAESQRAVHARSEVIIKAGNIGALDFVFNGKKLPSQGDYGEVKTLSFNPSGLLPKAPSKPSNP; this comes from the coding sequence TTGCCTTCCTTTGGCGCAAAACTGAAGACCGAACGCGAAAAGCGTGCCATCACGCTGGACCAGATCTCCGGTGCCACCAAGATCGGGACGCGTATGCTCCAGGCACTGGAAGAGGAAAACTTCGACGTTCTGCCGGGCGGCATCTTCAACAAAGGTTTCGTGCGCTCCTACGCCCGCTTCGTCGGACTCGACGAAGACCAGGCGGTCGCCGATTACCTCGAAGCCTCCGGCGAAGGCCCAGTTTTGCCTCCCGATGAGAAACTCGTCGCCGAAATTGCAGCCGCCAAGGCCAGCCAATCAAGGCCTAGCGACCGCCAGATCCCGTGGGAGTGGCTCGCCGGGGGACTGCTGGTGATCGCGCTGGCGCTTTTCCTGTGGAGCCGATCGCATCGTAAGCCTGAAGAACATCAACCTGCGGAAACATCGGTCAATCCAACAACGCTCAACTCCACCACACGATCCGAGGCGCATCCCGCCAGCCCCGCCGCGGTCTCCGGTTCCGCGCCTCAGACATCAGCGTCTCAAGCGAAAGTAGCCAGCCCTCCAACCCAGTCGGTAGTTGAAAAGAGCTCCGTCCCGACCCCAATGCAACCCTCCGCGGCAGCCTCGCCCGGCGAGTTCACCCTGGTCATCCTGGCTCGTGAAGACTCCTGGATCTCCGCCTCCGCGGACGGCAAGGCACTCTTTGAAGAAACTTTGATTGCCGAAAGTCAGCGCGCCGTCCACGCCCGAAGTGAAGTCATCATCAAGGCCGGAAACATCGGCGCCCTCGACTTCGTCTTCAACGGCAAGAAGCTCCCTTCCCAGGGCGATTATGGAGAGGTCAAAACCCTCAGCTTCAACCCCAGCGGTCTGCTTCCCAAGGCTCCATCAAAGCCTTCGAACCCGTAA
- a CDS encoding sensor domain-containing diguanylate cyclase, whose translation MSAGTPPTRFSQELNIFHDVAKALTSSLDLDSILQTIMEKMAEYFCPETWSLLMVDEQKDELYFAIAVGAAAEVLANERVKMGEGIAGWVAKNGQTLIVPDVAADSRFSRRLDQMTRWQTQSIICVPLRSRHRVLGVIQLVNVDVNSLKEQEKFFLEALCDYAAISIENAKAVEKIQELTITDDCTGLFNARHLYKTLETEVYRSARFGYEFSVIFIDLDHFKQVNDTKGHLVGSRLLAEVGYLIKAQLRLIDFAFRYGGDEFVVLLPQTGKDAAVVVAKRLLDSLRNGNFATEQGEKIDVRASMGLATFPHDAQTPHDIIRQADEMMYAVKNSTRNNIGVASRGLLENGEQ comes from the coding sequence ATGTCAGCGGGCACGCCCCCAACTCGCTTTTCGCAAGAGCTCAACATCTTTCACGATGTGGCCAAGGCTCTGACCTCGTCGCTCGACCTCGATTCCATCCTGCAGACGATCATGGAAAAGATGGCGGAATATTTCTGCCCGGAAACATGGTCTTTGCTGATGGTGGACGAGCAGAAGGATGAGTTGTACTTTGCGATCGCCGTGGGAGCTGCAGCGGAAGTTCTGGCGAATGAACGGGTGAAGATGGGCGAAGGCATCGCGGGCTGGGTAGCGAAAAATGGTCAGACCCTGATTGTGCCCGACGTGGCAGCCGACTCTCGATTCTCACGCCGCCTTGATCAAATGACGCGCTGGCAAACACAGTCGATCATCTGCGTCCCGCTGCGTTCGCGACACCGCGTGCTGGGCGTGATCCAACTCGTCAATGTGGATGTGAACAGCTTGAAGGAACAGGAAAAGTTCTTTCTTGAGGCATTGTGCGATTACGCCGCCATCTCCATCGAGAATGCCAAGGCCGTCGAAAAAATTCAGGAACTCACCATCACCGACGACTGTACCGGCCTGTTCAACGCGCGTCACTTATATAAGACGCTCGAAACCGAGGTGTACCGCTCGGCCAGATTCGGGTACGAGTTCAGCGTGATCTTTATCGATCTCGACCATTTCAAGCAGGTCAACGACACCAAGGGCCATCTGGTGGGAAGCCGTCTGCTCGCCGAAGTGGGTTATCTGATTAAGGCGCAGCTCCGCCTGATTGACTTTGCGTTTCGTTATGGGGGCGACGAATTTGTAGTTCTACTCCCGCAGACCGGGAAGGACGCCGCGGTGGTGGTTGCGAAGCGGTTGCTGGATTCGCTGCGCAATGGCAACTTCGCAACCGAGCAGGGAGAAAAAATTGACGTCCGGGCGAGCATGGGACTAGCTACGTTCCCGCATGACGCGCAAACTCCGCACGACATCATCCGCCAGGCGGATGAAATGATGTACGCCGTCAAGAACAGCACCCGCAACAATATTGGAGTGGCATCGCGCGGGCTGCTGGAGAATGGCGAACAGTAG
- a CDS encoding adenosylhomocysteinase: protein MSTAPTINCDVKNFDLADLGKKRIEWANQSMKVLQIIRKEFIKNQPLKGIRVSACLHVTAETANLMIALRDGGADVALCASNPLSTQDDVAASLVRDYSIPTFAIKGEDNDSYYSHIMAAVDHRPQITMDDGADLVSVLHTKRTAELANVIGGTEETTTGVIRLRAMAKEGVLRYPIVAVNDADTKHLFDNRYGTGQSTIDGIIRATNFLLAGSKFVVAGYGWCGRGLASRARGAGAEVIVTEIDPTKALEAVMDGFRVMSMEEASKLGDVFCTVTGNKNVLAKSHFELMKDGAIISNSGHFNVEIDITSLEKLSSSKRTTRTFVEEYTMKDGRRINLLGEGRLINLASAEGHPASVMDMSFADQALCCDYMVKNHASLEKQVYTVPVDLDKRVAKLKLESMGIKIDRLTPEQEEYLASWNEGT from the coding sequence ATGTCTACAGCACCGACCATCAATTGTGATGTAAAGAATTTCGATCTGGCCGATTTGGGCAAGAAGCGTATCGAGTGGGCGAACCAGTCGATGAAGGTCTTGCAGATTATCCGCAAGGAATTCATCAAAAACCAGCCGCTGAAGGGCATCCGCGTATCGGCTTGCCTGCACGTGACGGCCGAGACTGCAAACTTAATGATCGCCCTGCGCGACGGCGGCGCCGATGTTGCGCTCTGCGCGTCCAACCCGCTTTCGACTCAGGACGACGTTGCGGCCAGCTTGGTCCGCGACTACAGCATTCCCACCTTCGCCATCAAGGGCGAGGACAACGATTCCTACTACTCGCACATCATGGCTGCGGTCGATCATCGTCCGCAGATCACGATGGACGACGGCGCTGACCTCGTCTCCGTGCTGCACACCAAGCGCACCGCGGAACTGGCGAACGTGATTGGCGGAACGGAAGAGACGACCACAGGTGTGATTCGCCTGCGCGCAATGGCAAAAGAGGGCGTGCTGCGATATCCGATCGTCGCCGTGAACGACGCCGACACCAAGCATCTGTTCGACAACCGCTACGGCACAGGACAGTCCACGATCGACGGGATCATCCGCGCGACGAATTTCCTGCTTGCAGGATCGAAGTTCGTCGTCGCCGGCTACGGTTGGTGCGGACGCGGTCTCGCTTCGCGTGCTCGCGGCGCGGGCGCGGAAGTGATCGTGACCGAAATCGATCCGACGAAAGCGCTCGAAGCTGTGATGGACGGCTTCCGCGTGATGTCGATGGAAGAGGCGTCCAAGCTGGGCGACGTCTTCTGCACCGTCACCGGCAACAAGAACGTGCTGGCGAAGTCGCACTTCGAACTGATGAAGGACGGCGCGATCATCTCGAACTCGGGACACTTCAACGTCGAGATCGACATCACGTCGCTGGAAAAATTGTCGTCCTCGAAGCGCACGACCCGCACCTTCGTCGAGGAATACACCATGAAAGACGGCCGCCGCATCAATCTGCTGGGCGAAGGCCGCCTGATCAACCTGGCGTCCGCCGAAGGGCATCCGGCGTCGGTGATGGATATGAGCTTTGCCGACCAGGCCCTCTGCTGCGACTACATGGTGAAGAACCACGCATCGCTCGAAAAGCAGGTCTACACCGTACCGGTCGACCTCGACAAGCGCGTCGCCAAACTGAAACTCGAATCGATGGGCATCAAGATCGATCGCCTGACGCCGGAGCAGGAAGAATATCTGGCGAGCTGGAACGAAGGAACATAG